The following coding sequences lie in one Oceanicola sp. 502str15 genomic window:
- a CDS encoding response regulator transcription factor gives MRHEALGRQAGQVRSVLVIDDHPLYGAALETALHHVFEGCEIVTATTLGDGLKALGKAFSPDMVLLDLKLPDVTGISGFLRLREELPDVPVVVISSLTSDEVIQAVLDAGAAGFVPKDAPMAELRAALCDVRSGMTYLPKGFTRVRRAPERQRDSQEIARRIAELTPQQTRIMKLICVGKPNKQIAYEMDLAEATVKAHITALLRRLGVQNRTQAAVLVEGANLEGAGADAQSDARAFLSN, from the coding sequence ATGAGACATGAGGCGCTTGGGCGACAAGCCGGCCAGGTCCGATCGGTGCTGGTGATCGACGATCATCCGCTCTACGGCGCGGCGCTGGAAACCGCGCTGCACCACGTTTTCGAGGGCTGCGAGATTGTGACGGCGACCACGCTGGGCGATGGGCTGAAGGCCCTCGGCAAGGCGTTTTCGCCCGATATGGTGCTGCTGGACCTGAAGCTGCCGGATGTGACCGGGATCAGCGGCTTTCTGCGGCTGCGCGAGGAGTTGCCCGATGTGCCGGTGGTGGTGATCTCGTCGCTGACATCGGACGAGGTGATTCAGGCGGTGCTGGATGCGGGCGCGGCGGGCTTCGTGCCCAAGGATGCGCCGATGGCCGAGCTGCGGGCCGCGCTTTGCGACGTGCGCAGCGGGATGACCTACCTGCCCAAGGGGTTCACCCGGGTGCGCCGCGCGCCTGAGCGCCAGCGCGACAGCCAGGAGATTGCCCGCCGCATTGCCGAACTCACCCCGCAGCAGACCCGGATCATGAAGCTGATCTGCGTGGGCAAGCCCAACAAGCAGATTGCCTACGAGATGGATCTGGCGGAGGCGACGGTGAAGGCGCATATCACCGCGCTGCTGCGCCGGCTCGGGGTGCAGAACCGCACCCAGGCGGCGGTACTGGTGGAGGGGGCCAACCTCGAAGGCGCGGGGGCAGATGCACAGAGCGATGCCCGGGCCTTTCTGAGCAACTGA
- a CDS encoding FIST N-terminal domain-containing protein has translation MAVSHATDGAEAVAEVAAALDVGETCFILLFVPEGLDLAQVEAGLAAHLPGSPVFGCTTAGQITPAGYENEALLALAFPRSHFRCASQLIAPLKPLSIQNITTDARLLAARFQRTAHWNRLALTICDGLSKQEDMLVAALEAGLDDMPVFGGSAANGLNFRQTSVLHGGRFHTNAALLLVLETDLEFTGIGFDHFLPTGHQMVVTGAEPEERLVHEINGAPAADEYARLVGVPRDQLSPQVFAENPVLVRNSALYHVRAIQEVQEGGALSFLSAIDEGLLLTLGEGQEIVRTMAKELDLRDGRGRAPDFILGFDCVLRRIEIDHKQLTGPASKVLRENRVLGFNTYGEQHCGVHVNQTFVGVAFFEPRERALH, from the coding sequence GTGGCCGTATCCCACGCCACCGATGGCGCGGAGGCGGTGGCCGAGGTTGCCGCGGCGCTGGACGTGGGCGAGACCTGTTTCATTTTGCTTTTCGTGCCCGAGGGCCTCGATCTGGCACAGGTCGAGGCGGGGCTGGCGGCGCATCTGCCGGGCAGCCCGGTGTTTGGCTGCACCACGGCGGGGCAGATCACCCCGGCGGGCTACGAGAACGAGGCGCTGCTGGCGCTGGCCTTTCCGCGCAGCCATTTTCGCTGCGCCTCGCAGCTGATCGCGCCGCTCAAGCCGCTGTCGATCCAGAACATCACCACCGATGCCCGGCTGCTTGCGGCCCGGTTCCAGCGCACCGCGCATTGGAACCGGCTGGCGCTGACCATCTGCGACGGGCTTTCGAAGCAGGAAGACATGCTGGTGGCGGCGCTGGAGGCGGGGCTGGACGACATGCCGGTGTTCGGCGGCTCGGCGGCCAACGGGCTGAACTTTCGGCAGACCTCGGTGCTGCATGGCGGCAGGTTTCATACCAATGCGGCGCTGCTGCTGGTGTTGGAGACCGACCTCGAGTTCACCGGCATCGGGTTTGACCATTTTCTGCCCACCGGCCACCAGATGGTTGTGACCGGCGCCGAGCCGGAGGAGCGGCTGGTCCATGAGATCAACGGCGCCCCGGCGGCCGATGAATATGCCCGCCTCGTGGGGGTGCCGCGCGACCAGCTTTCGCCGCAGGTCTTTGCCGAGAACCCGGTGCTGGTGCGCAACTCGGCGCTCTACCACGTGCGCGCCATTCAGGAGGTGCAGGAGGGGGGTGCGCTGAGCTTTCTGAGTGCCATCGACGAGGGGCTGCTGCTGACGCTCGGCGAGGGGCAGGAGATTGTGCGCACCATGGCCAAGGAGCTCGACCTGCGCGACGGGCGGGGCCGGGCGCCCGATTTCATCCTCGGCTTCGATTGCGTGCTGCGGCGCATCGAGATCGACCACAAGCAGCTGACCGGCCCCGCATCGAAGGTGCTGCGCGAGAACCGGGTGCTCGGGTTCAACACCTATGGCGAGCAGCATTGCGGGGTGCATGTGAACCAGACCTTCGTGGGGGTGGCCTTCTTCGAGCCCCGGGAACGGGCGCTGCACTGA
- a CDS encoding PAS-domain containing protein, with protein MIDPDDPLEVQVEKQAKIIAALVRRAGRQNEVGSQAYGAFQSAIALQGQVWAKTRDLERASSELSQLRHDRERSQKNLADALSVMEGGFALFEEGRLRVCNELFRSLLPDLSERILPGLTLAQYFDAMEQSAHLEPDEEQIAPPLRTRREGGTGAALSSFVIALRGDRWFQISQQGTGGETVIVLQTEITDIVRKNRSEKAQLIDLQAHYLQAAIDHMTLGLCTVSAEGTVTLHNDRFRELLGLPFTLVQSGTYFTEVVEFIRENYLIDSENMALFDGWMERAGNDGRLRQTLRHASGRVLDMHTHALPDRGFLVDIKDVTLEYRATELLERRVSERTAELTRANARLTTQFEELARVQEALRLAKEEAEAANSSKTRFLAAASHDLLQPINAAKLLISTLYDMSRDSPMGDTVDRLDGAFASMEQLLHALLDISRLESSAGTLDPVDFSLSSVIQTVTQDQQAFAARKGVRLSAVPSSLWVRSDQRYLFRSIQNLVVNAIQYTETGRVLVGCRRRPGNRVELQVWDTGIGISRKDQRRIFEEFTRADNVPPGSGMGLGLSIVDRTCRHLGHRVSVRSKPGVGSVFSIEMEAVAAQAPIAEAVMSPGEGDFPEMDLIVLVVENDAAVLDATTRKLERWGASVLAARGTAEALEMVRDLGLAPDIVLADHQLDGADTGTEAIRALRAATGQQVPAIMITANRSPELAQTGVEQDFAVLPKPVDLSRLRPLMHWKARAAMGQGMAPTKVSRDGAAP; from the coding sequence ATGATCGACCCGGACGATCCGCTGGAGGTGCAGGTCGAGAAGCAGGCCAAGATCATCGCCGCGCTGGTGCGCCGTGCGGGCCGCCAGAACGAGGTGGGCAGCCAGGCCTATGGTGCGTTTCAGTCGGCCATCGCGCTTCAGGGGCAGGTCTGGGCCAAGACCCGCGACCTTGAACGCGCCTCCAGCGAACTCAGCCAGTTGCGCCATGACCGCGAGCGCAGCCAGAAGAACCTGGCCGATGCGCTTTCGGTCATGGAGGGAGGATTTGCGCTGTTCGAGGAGGGGCGGCTGCGGGTGTGCAACGAGCTGTTCCGCTCGCTGCTTCCGGACCTGTCGGAGCGCATCCTGCCCGGGCTGACGCTGGCGCAATACTTCGACGCGATGGAGCAGTCGGCCCATCTGGAGCCCGACGAGGAGCAGATTGCCCCGCCGCTGCGGACCCGGCGCGAGGGGGGCACGGGCGCGGCGCTGTCGTCCTTCGTGATCGCGCTGCGGGGGGATCGGTGGTTTCAGATCAGCCAGCAGGGGACCGGCGGGGAGACGGTGATCGTTCTGCAGACCGAGATCACCGACATCGTGCGCAAGAACCGCAGCGAGAAGGCGCAGCTCATCGACCTTCAGGCGCATTACCTGCAGGCGGCGATAGATCACATGACCCTGGGGCTGTGCACGGTGAGCGCCGAGGGCACGGTGACGCTGCACAACGACCGCTTTCGCGAGCTGCTGGGCCTGCCCTTCACGCTGGTGCAGTCGGGCACCTATTTTACCGAGGTCGTCGAGTTCATCCGTGAGAACTATCTGATCGACAGTGAGAACATGGCGCTGTTTGACGGCTGGATGGAGCGGGCCGGCAACGACGGGCGGCTGCGCCAGACCCTGCGCCATGCCAGCGGGCGGGTGCTCGACATGCACACCCATGCGCTGCCCGACCGGGGATTTCTTGTCGATATCAAGGATGTGACCCTCGAATACCGCGCCACCGAGCTGCTCGAGCGGCGGGTGAGCGAGCGCACGGCCGAGCTGACCCGCGCCAATGCCCGCCTCACGACCCAGTTCGAGGAGCTGGCCCGGGTGCAGGAGGCGCTGCGGCTGGCGAAGGAGGAGGCGGAGGCGGCGAACTCGTCGAAAACCCGGTTTCTGGCGGCGGCGAGCCATGACCTGCTGCAACCGATCAACGCCGCCAAGCTGCTGATTTCGACGCTCTACGACATGTCGCGCGACAGCCCGATGGGCGACACGGTGGACCGGCTCGACGGGGCCTTTGCCTCGATGGAGCAACTGCTGCACGCGCTGCTCGACATTTCGCGGCTCGAAAGCTCGGCGGGCACGCTCGATCCGGTGGATTTTTCGCTGTCGTCGGTGATCCAGACCGTGACGCAGGACCAGCAGGCCTTTGCCGCCCGCAAGGGGGTGCGGCTGAGCGCGGTGCCGTCCAGCCTCTGGGTGCGCTCGGACCAGCGCTACCTGTTCCGCTCGATCCAGAACCTCGTGGTGAACGCGATCCAGTACACCGAGACGGGCCGGGTGCTGGTGGGTTGCCGGAGGCGGCCGGGAAACCGGGTGGAGTTGCAGGTCTGGGATACCGGCATCGGGATCAGCCGGAAGGACCAGCGGCGGATCTTCGAAGAGTTCACCCGCGCCGACAATGTGCCGCCGGGCAGCGGCATGGGGCTTGGCCTGTCGATCGTGGACCGGACCTGCCGCCACCTTGGCCACCGGGTGAGCGTGCGCTCCAAGCCCGGGGTCGGCTCGGTCTTTTCGATCGAGATGGAGGCGGTGGCGGCGCAGGCGCCGATTGCGGAAGCGGTGATGTCGCCGGGGGAGGGCGACTTTCCGGAGATGGACCTGATTGTGCTGGTGGTGGAGAACGATGCCGCGGTGCTCGATGCCACGACCCGCAAGCTCGAGCGCTGGGGCGCCAGCGTGCTGGCGGCGCGGGGCACGGCGGAGGCGCTGGAGATGGTGCGCGACCTCGGGCTTGCGCCCGATATCGTGCTGGCCGACCACCAGCTTGACGGGGCCGACACCGGCACCGAGGCGATCCGGGCGCTGCGCGCGGCGACCGGGCAGCAGGTGCCGGCGATCATGATCACCGCCAACCGTTCGCCCGAGCTGGCGCAGACCGGGGTGGAACAGGATTTTGCGGTACTGCCCAAACCTGTCGACCTGTCGCGCCTCCGGCCGCTGATGCATTGGAAGGCGCGGGCGGCGATGGGGCAGGGGATGGCACCGACAAAAGTATCCCGTGACGGCGCGGCCCCGTGA
- a CDS encoding quinoprotein dehydrogenase-associated SoxYZ-like carrier, producing the protein MRLAIAAPAALAALIALPALAAEDNPLTQSESWEALQYDVLGEATPADGAGLFTVDAPYRANDAATVPVHIVQTDTAPVIEKAIVVVDENPAPVAATFTFGAQMHPLDLELRVRVNQYSNVRVIIETAQGLAMQGRFVKASGGCSAPATSDPEAALASMGQMRLRSFGPAPQMSTPRREAQIMIRHPNYSGLQRDQITQLFVPAHFIDTLEVRQGDDLLFTMEGGISISENPVFRFSYSDNGAADIVVRATDTEGNVFEERLPKDEAS; encoded by the coding sequence ATGCGCCTTGCCATAGCAGCCCCCGCCGCCCTTGCGGCCCTCATCGCCCTGCCCGCCCTCGCGGCAGAAGACAACCCGCTGACGCAGAGCGAAAGCTGGGAGGCGCTCCAATATGACGTGCTGGGCGAGGCCACCCCCGCCGATGGTGCCGGCCTTTTCACGGTCGATGCGCCCTACCGCGCCAATGACGCCGCCACCGTCCCGGTGCATATCGTGCAAACCGATACCGCCCCGGTCATCGAAAAGGCCATCGTCGTGGTCGATGAAAACCCGGCCCCCGTTGCCGCCACCTTCACCTTCGGTGCCCAGATGCACCCGCTCGATCTGGAGCTTCGGGTGCGGGTCAACCAATACTCCAACGTCCGGGTCATCATCGAAACCGCGCAGGGCCTCGCCATGCAGGGCCGTTTCGTGAAGGCCTCTGGCGGCTGCTCGGCCCCCGCCACCTCCGATCCCGAGGCCGCGCTTGCCAGCATGGGCCAGATGCGCCTGCGCAGCTTCGGCCCCGCGCCGCAGATGAGCACGCCCCGCCGGGAAGCCCAGATCATGATCCGCCACCCCAACTACTCGGGCCTCCAGCGCGACCAGATCACCCAGCTCTTCGTTCCCGCCCATTTCATCGACACGCTCGAGGTGCGCCAGGGCGACGATCTGCTCTTCACCATGGAGGGCGGCATCTCGATTTCCGAGAACCCGGTGTTCCGCTTCAGCTATTCCGACAACGGGGCCGCCGACATCGTGGTGCGGGCCACCGATACCGAGGGCAATGTCTTCGAGGAGCGTCTGCCCAAGGACGAGGCAAGCTGA
- a CDS encoding quinoprotein relay system zinc metallohydrolase 2, producing MFEALVTLCLLGEPQICRDALVPGAEATTRAGCEAALGRLALPEGAWRAGAPFCAARGEVLDFEEVAPGLFVHMGAVAEPDGVNRGDVSNVVFVVGREAVAVIDSGGARWVGEATWRALREVTDLPVSHVVLTHMHPDHLFGAGVFAGAEVVGHAGLARALADRAENYEESFAGLIGAGFVGSSVPEVTVPVDAAMEIDLGHVLLEVRAWPRAHTGTDLTVRLGDVVIAGDLVFDRHTPALDGSVLGWLEVLDALEGQGARVVPGHGGPVLAMGAALAPMRRYLEVLRDDTRAAVAAGERLGEAVEHIAQGEAAHWALFDAYNKRNATVAFTELEWE from the coding sequence ATGTTCGAGGCGCTTGTAACCCTTTGCCTGCTGGGTGAACCGCAGATCTGCCGCGATGCGCTTGTGCCGGGCGCCGAGGCCACAACCCGCGCGGGCTGCGAGGCGGCGCTGGGGCGGCTGGCCTTGCCCGAGGGCGCATGGCGGGCGGGGGCGCCGTTTTGCGCGGCGCGGGGCGAGGTGCTGGATTTCGAGGAGGTCGCGCCGGGGCTTTTCGTGCACATGGGCGCGGTGGCCGAGCCGGACGGGGTGAACCGGGGCGATGTGTCCAACGTGGTGTTCGTGGTGGGGCGCGAGGCGGTTGCGGTGATCGACAGCGGCGGCGCGCGCTGGGTGGGCGAGGCGACGTGGCGGGCGCTGCGCGAGGTGACGGACTTGCCGGTCAGCCATGTGGTGCTGACCCATATGCACCCCGACCACCTGTTCGGGGCCGGCGTGTTTGCCGGGGCCGAGGTGGTGGGCCATGCCGGGCTGGCGCGGGCGCTGGCCGACCGGGCGGAGAATTACGAAGAGAGTTTCGCCGGGCTGATCGGGGCGGGCTTTGTTGGCTCCTCGGTGCCGGAGGTGACGGTGCCGGTGGATGCGGCGATGGAAATTGACCTTGGTCATGTTCTGTTGGAGGTGCGCGCATGGCCGCGCGCCCATACCGGCACCGACCTGACGGTGAGGCTGGGCGATGTGGTGATCGCCGGGGATCTGGTGTTTGACCGGCACACGCCCGCGCTTGATGGCTCGGTGCTGGGCTGGCTGGAGGTGCTGGACGCGCTGGAGGGGCAGGGGGCACGGGTGGTGCCCGGCCATGGCGGCCCGGTGCTGGCGATGGGCGCGGCGCTGGCCCCGATGCGCCGTTATCTGGAGGTGCTGCGCGATGACACCCGCGCCGCCGTGGCGGCGGGCGAGCGGCTGGGCGAGGCGGTGGAGCATATCGCGCAGGGCGAGGCGGCGCATTGGGCGCTGTTCGACGCCTATAACAAGCGCAACGCCACGGTGGCCTTCACTGAGCTGGAGTGGGAATAG
- a CDS encoding S-(hydroxymethyl)glutathione dehydrogenase/class III alcohol dehydrogenase — MRTRAAVALEAGKPLEIMEVNLEGPKAGEVLVEIKATGICHTDEFTRSGDDPEGLFPSILGHEGAGVVLEVGEGVTTLKPGDHVIPLYTPECRQCASCLSGKTNLCTAIRGTQGQGLMPDGTTRFSMLDGTPIYHYMGCSTFANHTVMPEIALAKVREDAPFDKICYIGCGVTTGIGAVINTAGVEIGSTAAVFGLGGIGLNVIQGLRMAGCDKIIGVDLNDDKQEMAKKFGMTHFVNPSKVDNTVQAIVDITKTDFDQIGGVDYSFDATGNVKVMRDALECSHRGWGVSVIIGVAPAGAEISTRPFQLVTGRVWKGTAFGGAKGRTDVPKFVDWYMDGKIEIDPMITHKLKLEDINEGFELMHAGKSIRAVVEY; from the coding sequence ATGCGGACACGTGCTGCCGTGGCCCTTGAGGCCGGCAAACCGCTTGAGATCATGGAGGTGAACCTCGAGGGCCCGAAGGCGGGCGAGGTTCTGGTGGAGATCAAGGCCACCGGCATCTGCCACACCGACGAGTTCACCCGCTCGGGCGACGACCCGGAGGGGCTGTTTCCGAGCATTCTGGGCCATGAGGGCGCCGGGGTTGTGCTGGAGGTCGGCGAGGGTGTGACCACGCTGAAGCCGGGCGACCATGTCATCCCGCTCTACACCCCGGAATGCCGGCAATGCGCCTCCTGCCTCAGCGGCAAGACCAACCTCTGCACCGCCATTCGCGGCACGCAGGGCCAGGGCCTGATGCCCGATGGCACGACCCGGTTCTCGATGCTCGATGGCACCCCGATCTATCACTACATGGGCTGTTCCACCTTTGCGAACCACACGGTGATGCCCGAAATCGCGCTGGCCAAGGTGCGCGAAGACGCCCCTTTCGACAAGATCTGCTACATTGGCTGCGGAGTGACCACCGGCATCGGCGCCGTCATTAACACGGCAGGTGTTGAGATTGGGTCAACGGCGGCGGTCTTCGGTCTCGGCGGGATTGGCCTCAACGTGATCCAGGGCCTGCGGATGGCGGGCTGCGACAAGATCATCGGGGTCGATCTGAACGACGACAAGCAGGAAATGGCGAAGAAATTCGGCATGACGCACTTTGTTAACCCTTCCAAGGTAGACAACACGGTGCAGGCGATCGTCGACATCACCAAGACGGATTTCGACCAGATCGGCGGCGTGGATTACTCCTTCGACGCGACCGGCAACGTGAAGGTGATGCGCGACGCGCTGGAATGTTCGCACCGGGGCTGGGGCGTGAGCGTGATCATCGGCGTGGCGCCCGCGGGCGCCGAGATCAGCACCCGCCCGTTCCAGCTGGTGACGGGGCGGGTCTGGAAGGGCACGGCCTTTGGCGGCGCCAAGGGGCGCACCGATGTGCCCAAGTTCGTCGACTGGTACATGGACGGGAAGATCGAGATCGACCCGATGATCACCCACAAGCTGAAGCTCGAGGACATCAACGAGGGCTTCGAGCTGATGCACGCGGGCAAGTCCATCCGCGCCGTGGTGGAATATTGA
- the fghA gene encoding S-formylglutathione hydrolase: MLMALEVISETACFGGRQIVAKHPSNACGCEMTFAVYLPPQAEEGPVPVLWYLSGLTCTHENAMTKGGFQEHAAEHGLALIFPDTSPRGEGVADDEAYDLGQGAGFYVNATREPWSPHFRMYDYITGELRGLVMENFPLEDRHGITGHSMGGHGALTIAMRNAEMFDSLSAFAPIANPTRSDWGRKQLSAYLGDDESSWADHDATILLEEKGWKGEILVDQGASDQFLDLLKPEALAGAMVKRRQPGAIRMQPGYDHSYFFVTTFAGDHVAWHAERLCG, translated from the coding sequence ATATTGATGGCGCTGGAGGTGATCTCCGAGACGGCCTGTTTCGGCGGGCGTCAGATCGTGGCGAAGCACCCTAGCAACGCCTGCGGCTGCGAGATGACCTTTGCGGTCTACCTGCCGCCCCAGGCCGAGGAGGGGCCGGTGCCGGTGCTGTGGTACCTGAGCGGCCTCACCTGCACCCATGAGAACGCCATGACCAAGGGTGGGTTTCAGGAACATGCCGCCGAGCACGGGCTGGCGCTGATCTTTCCCGACACCTCGCCGCGCGGCGAGGGTGTGGCCGATGACGAGGCCTATGACCTGGGGCAGGGGGCGGGGTTTTATGTGAACGCCACGCGCGAGCCCTGGTCGCCGCATTTTCGGATGTACGACTACATCACCGGCGAGCTGCGCGGGTTGGTCATGGAGAACTTCCCGCTGGAGGACCGCCACGGGATCACGGGCCACTCGATGGGTGGGCACGGGGCGCTTACGATTGCCATGCGTAATGCCGAGATGTTCGACAGCCTCTCGGCCTTTGCCCCGATCGCCAACCCGACGCGCTCGGATTGGGGCCGCAAGCAGCTCAGCGCCTATCTCGGCGACGACGAGAGCTCGTGGGCCGACCATGATGCCACCATCTTGCTCGAAGAGAAGGGCTGGAAGGGCGAGATTCTCGTGGATCAGGGCGCGAGCGACCAGTTTCTGGACCTGCTCAAGCCCGAGGCGCTGGCCGGGGCGATGGTGAAGCGGCGGCAACCCGGCGCGATCCGGATGCAGCCCGGCTACGACCACTCGTATTTTTTCGTGACGACCTTCGCGGGCGACCATGTTGCCTGGCATGCGGAGAGATTGTGCGGCTGA
- a CDS encoding cytochrome c family protein yields the protein MIARLLAAASLTLAASVAGAQDMAGDPAKGEKVFRKCQACHAVGADAKDKQGPVLNGIIGRAAGSHEGFKYSDAMQEAAAGGLEWTEENLAAFLTKPKDFMKGTKMTFAGLRKEQDVADVLAYLATFAEDGAAAEEGEGS from the coding sequence ATGATCGCAAGACTGCTCGCCGCCGCCAGCCTGACGCTTGCCGCCTCCGTGGCCGGAGCACAGGACATGGCAGGTGATCCCGCCAAGGGCGAGAAGGTGTTTCGCAAATGTCAGGCCTGCCACGCCGTGGGCGCGGATGCCAAGGACAAGCAGGGCCCGGTGCTGAACGGCATCATCGGCCGCGCTGCCGGCAGCCACGAGGGCTTCAAGTATTCCGATGCCATGCAGGAGGCCGCCGCCGGTGGCCTGGAGTGGACCGAGGAAAACCTCGCCGCCTTCCTGACCAAGCCCAAGGATTTCATGAAGGGCACCAAGATGACCTTTGCCGGACTGCGCAAGGAACAGGATGTGGCCGATGTGCTCGCCTACCTCGCGACCTTCGCAGAGGACGGTGCGGCAGCAGAAGAAGGGGAGGGTTCCTGA